In Eleutherodactylus coqui strain aEleCoq1 chromosome 4, aEleCoq1.hap1, whole genome shotgun sequence, the following are encoded in one genomic region:
- the LOC136624496 gene encoding oocyte zinc finger protein XlCOF29-like: protein MERNRDKMAESIFNLTLEILFQLTGEDYTVVKKTSSDGCQALVSDGWGRPQSPITGPPPHPLILEEINEQKILELTNKMIELLTGEVMLLGMLGHYTVTLWRYNVSG, encoded by the exons atggagaggaaccgggacaagatggcggagagtatattcaacctcaccctagagatactcttccagcttacaggagag gattacacagtagtgaagaagacctctagtgatggctgtcaggccctggtgtctgatggatggggaagaccccagagcccaatcacagggcctccacctcaccccctgatactggaggagatcaatgagcagaagatcctagaactcaccaacaagatgattgagctgctgactggagaggtgatgctgctgggaatgctgggacattatacagtaacgctatggcggtataacgtgtctgggtga